A single region of the Salvia splendens isolate huo1 chromosome 18, SspV2, whole genome shotgun sequence genome encodes:
- the LOC121776751 gene encoding keratin-associated protein 5-1-like encodes MGYVSWWLGEGSEGSDGAASVGDSSSCGVVGEVGMVDGGCVVGCALVSDAVTAGLTPVKLPCPPIQLKFTNSAAQFLVGSCSLRNSAIASKEIIAGACRAGSDGCGFGGGCVDGGSSCGCCVSGTSSRLFEGV; translated from the coding sequence ATGGGCTATGTCTCTTGGTGGCTCGGAGAGGGTTCCGAGGGTTCTGACGGTGCGGCTTCAGTGGGAGATTCCTCTTCTTGTGGAGTCGTTGGGGAAGTCGGCATGGTAGATGGAGGTTGTGTCGTGGGCTGCGCGCTTGTCTCTGATGCGGTTACGGCCGGGCTTACTCCGGTCAAGCTCCCCTGTCCTCCGATTCAGCTGAAATTTACTAACTCCGCCGCCCAATTTCTAGTCGGATCTTGCAGCCTaagaaactccgccattgcgtctAAAGAGATCATCGCTGGTGCTTGCAGAGCCGGCTCTGATGGTTGTGGGTTCGGCGGTGGTTGTGTGGACGGTGGTTCTTCTTGCGGCTGTTGTGTTTCTGGGACCTCTTCCCGGCTGTTTGAAggggtttga